The Anolis carolinensis isolate JA03-04 chromosome 1, rAnoCar3.1.pri, whole genome shotgun sequence genome window below encodes:
- the grem1 gene encoding gremlin-1, whose translation MARSVSAVGVLLLFGLLLPATENKRNRGSQGAIPPPDKAQPNDSEQTQQSQPQPGSRPPGKRIKPSKDEVLGSSQEALHVTERRYLKRDWCKTQPLKQTINEEGCNSQTIINRFCYGQCNSFYIPRHVQKEEGAFQSCSFCKPKKVTTMLVTLNCPELQPPRKRKRITRVKECRCISIDLD comes from the coding sequence ATGGCACGCAGTGTTTCGGCTGTTGGTGTTCTTCTTCTGTTTGGGCTTCTCCTCCCCGCCACAGAGAATAAGAGGAATCGTGGGTCGCAAGGTGCTATCCCTCCTCCAGACAAAGCTCAACCCAATGATTCAGAACAGACACAGCAGTCTCAGCCACAGCCTGGCTCCaggcccccaggcaagagaatcAAGCCATCCAAGGATGAGGTCCTGGGGTCAAGCCAAGAAGCTCTGCATGTCACCGAGAGAAGATACCTGAAACGGGACTGGTGTAAAACACAGCCACTTAAGCAAACCATCAACGAGGAAGGCTGCAATAGCCAAACCATTATTAACAGGTTCTGTTATGGCCAGTGCAATTCCTTCTACATCCCGAGGCACGTCCAGAAAGAGGAAGGTGCTTTCCAGTCCTGTTCCTTCTGCAAACCAAAGAAAGTCACCACCATGTTAGTTACTCTGAACTGTCCAGAGCTTCAGCcccccagaaaaagaaaaaggatcaCACGAGTTAAAGAATGTCGCTGTATATCTATAGACTTGGATTGA